The window CACCGAAGGAAAAGGAACATGTTTTGAAATTTGGTTACCTTGTATTTAAGAGATCCTGGAACGGGCTTCAATTAAGGTATTCTGTAAAGTCTACTAAGATAAATCAGCCAAAAATTCCTTTACCGCCTTAAAAAAGAATTCTTCGTATTTTTGGCCCAGAAGTCTGCGCCCGAAAACAAAATTGATCTCGTTTAAAAGGGGACCTCGGCGCTCATCTATTAAAAAATCTATGGCCGCAAGGTTTGTGCCGGTTTTTTCACAAAGAATCGCTGTTATTTGCAGGGCCTTTTCTTCTAAGTTTGCGTCAGGGCACGGAATTTTTCTCCCCCCCTGGACAAGGTTCGTCCTGAAATCGTCTTCACACGCCCGCCAGAAGGGATAAAAGTTTTTTCCAAAAACAACTACGCGGAGATCATAAGGCGAAGCAATGTATTCTTGAATTAAAAACCCAAAAGAGCCTTCTCTTTCGCGGCATTTGATATAAGAAAGCCCATTATTGAAATCTCTATCATCTCTTACGAGGAAAACGCCTCTTCCTTCGTGTTCGGCATCGCTCTTAAGCACGAAAGGAAACGCCGGCAAATCTATCTTAGCCGTAGCAGGATGTGGTCCAAAGGCTGCGATTTTGGGGACATAGATAGTCTTAGGGCAAGGAAGCCCAAGGGCCTTAAAAAGTAGAAACTGCCCCCCTTTGCCTGGAAACATGAAACGCACTCGGTAGTCAGGGAAAAGTAAAAGGCCGATATTTTGGGAGTAAAAGTAAAGCTCTTTGGTGAACACCTGCGGCCAGATGACAACCTTTGCCTGGCCTAAGGCCGCCAAAACTTCTTCTGTTACCGCGGTGTGCGCCCAGAAATTAAAATCCCCTTTCACCAGGGGATGAAAAGAAACAATTGGCCCGCAGGAATTAGTGCTTATATTTAATTCGCTCAAGGTTTACTCCGGGAGGGATCTTCTATGCAAGGGGTAATACTTGCCGCTGGCCTTGGCACAAGGCTCAGGCCCTATACGAAAAACTATCCCAAGCCACTGCTCAAAGTGGCTGGCAGGGAAATCCTTTTCCGTCATATTTATCTCCTAAACCAGGAAGGAATCCAAGATTTCATAATAATTATAAACCCAGCCCACCGAAAATATTACGAAGAATTTGCTCAAAAAAACAAGCAGTTCAACATTATTCTGGTTGAAAACCCTATCCCAGAACGGGGAAACGGCTACTCATTTTATCTTGCCAAAAATTATGTTTCAGGACGTTTTGTGCTTACCATGGGAGATCACATATACGAACCCGCTTTTATAAAACATGCCATTAAAAAAAGGGGCCTTATAGTTGACGAAAAAGGGCTTTTCATAAATCCAGAAGAAGCTACCAAGGCCCTTTGCCAAAACGGACGCGTTATATCTCTTGGGAAAGACCTTACTAATTTTACTGGCTTTGACACAGGCTTTTTCATCCTGGAAAAAGACGTTTTTACCGCCGCAGAAAAGCTCATTGACCACAAAGAAGAGATTTCTCTTTCTGAAATAATGTGTCAGGCAAAAATTCCCTGCAGCATCCTTTCCGGCTTTTTCTGGATGGACGTGGACACCCCTGAGGACTTAAAGCGCGCCACCGAAGAGTTAATTCGCCTTGCTCCAAAGGGTGCTGGCGACGGATTTATCTCCCGTCATCTTAATCGCAAAGTTTCTACCTGGGTTAGCGCAAAGGTATGCCATTTTCTTACCCCCAATCAGGCCACGGTGCTAACCACACTGCTTGGTATTTTCGCCGCAGCTATGCTCTTTGTAAGCCCACGGTGGGCAGCCTTTCTTTACCAGTTAAGCTCCATGCTCGATGGGATGGATGGTGAAATAGCCCGAGCTTCTTTGCGCACAAGCCCCTTTGGTGGCTGGCTTGACTCTGTACTTGATCGTTTTGTGGATTTTTTCTTTCTTGCCGGGCTCTTTTTGATATGGCAACCAGAACCCTTGTGGGACAAAGCCTTTGGGCTCATGGCAATTTTTGGCTCTTTTATGGTGAGCTACGTTGCCGAACGCTACAAGGGGGCCTTTGGAAGAGATATTTACCAGGACATCCCCTTTTTACGCAATCTACCAGGGAAACGAGACGAAAGGGTCTTTTTTATCATGGTAATGGTATTTCTAGGGCTTATACGGGAATTATTCTGGATTTTAGCGATAGTTTGCAATTTAAGGGTGGCTATTACTCTTATTTTGGTAGCACGCCGAAGTTTCAAACCTAAAGGGCAAGCCTGATGGCAGCCCAGCCTTCTTCGGTTCTTTTATCACGCAAAGTTGCTTGAGGAAAAAGAGACATTACTTCTTCAATTTGGCCTTCGGTAAAGCCGGAAAGGATCATCTCTCCGCCTGGGGCAAGGAGCTCGGGAAAATCCTTGCCAATAGTCAAAATCGTTCCAATGGTTAAGTTGGCGAGCAAAAGATCAAAGCATTTGGGTTTCACAGCGTCAAAGGAGCCACACATGACAAGGATTTTTTTGCTATAGCCATTTGCAAATACATTGGCCTTGGCCTCAAGGCACGCCCGCCAGTCAATATCTGCGGCAATTATCTTTTGCGCCCCAAGCTTTGCGGCACAAAGGGCAAGCACGCCGCTTCCTGTGCCGAGATCAAAAACACGAGGCATTTGCCTTTCCTTCAAGACTTCGTTAAGAAGAACAATTGAAAGAGAGGTGGTGGGGTGAAAACCACTTCCAAAAGAAAGATCCGCCCTGATAATAAGATCTCCTTTGCCTGGGACGACGTCTTTTCCCGGGGAAACAACCGCTATCTCAGGCGTATAGATAATCCGGTAACCAGAGATAGGTCCAGGAGAGGGATAAAGACCTGTTTCCTGAATATCTGCTTGAGGGGCAAAATCAAGTATCTCGCGCAGGGTCTTGTTAATATCTTCTGTTTGAAAAACAAGAACCGTCTTGTCTTCGTCTTCATATACACCAAGCAGAGTATCTGTAACAAATTGTTTCCAGTTGATTTGGGTGTCACGAGAGACTTTTACGTGGAGAAAATTTTTTTGTGAAGGCTTAAATTCCATCTCAAAATACCTTTTTGCTGTCAAGCAGAAGCGTTACCGGGCCGTCATTTATCAGCGATATTTCCATCATAGCGCGAAATTTGCCCGTTTTAACCGGAATGCCGTAAGACATGAGTTCTTCGGCAAGTTCTAGGTATAGTTTTTCTGCCTGCTCAGGAAGAGCGGCCTTATCAAAAGAGGGCCGATTTCCTTTGCGGCAATCACCATAAAGCGTGAAGTTTGAAACCAAAAGCACCTCGCCTTCTACATCCTTCAAGGAAAGATTCAGCTTACCAGCTTGGTCTTCAAAAACCCGAAGCCCTACAATCTTTCGTGCCAAATAGCTTACGTCTTTGGTAGTGTCTTCTTTTGAGACCCCGAGCAAAACAAGAAAACCCTGCCCGATTCTGGAGATCTCCTCACCATTTACTGAAACTGCGGCTTCTTTGACACGCTGGATGACTGCTCGCATCAACGACTTATCTTAACCAAATAAAAGGGACAGGCAAATTACAGGAGGGTCAAATTTATGAAAAAAATCTACGTGGGTACGTGTGGACAGGTAATAAGTTTGAAAAAATTTTTCGATCACTACTCTGCCCTGGAAATAAACGCGACTTTTTATCGTTTCCCTTCTCAAAAACAAATTAGGAATTGGAAAACTCATTTAAAGGCTGGCAAAGAAAAGGGAGCATATCTTTCATTAAAAGCCCATCAGATATTTACGCACCCTTTGCGCTCTCCCACCTGGAAACGTTCAGAATTCAAATTAGAAGATCTAAAAAAAGAAAAGGATAAAATTGGTTGCCTCAAATTAAATGAACTCACCCTTACCTTTCTTGAAAGAACAAAAGAACTCTGCACAGAACTTGGTATAGACTTTGTCCTATTTCAGCTACCTTCTTTTTGTCGTGAGGAAAAAGAGCATTTCGCCAATTTTTTGGCAAAGGCCCGCGATGTTTTGCCCGCAAGGATTGGCCTTGAAATTCGTTGGCAAGACCAAAGACTACTTGAAGACTTGTGGCAAAACATCCAAATCGTCCCTGTGTTTGATCCGTTCCTCGCAAACGATTTGCGGGAATCATTTTTCCCTAAGCTTTCTTTTCTTTATCTCAGACTACACGGGAAAAAAGACAAGACCGGTAAAATAAACTACAAACACCGCTACTCTGATGAAGAACTCCTGAAACTCAAAGACTGGGTTTTTGCGGCCAAAGCACAAAAGATATGCCTTCTTTTCAACAACGTTTATATGAGAGACGATGCCTTACGTTTCCGCAAGATAATCGAGGATTAGTGGAGCGGGAGACGGGACTTGAACCCGCGACATCCACCTTGGCAAGGTGGCGCTCTACCAACTGAGCTACTCCCGCATGCGCTTTAATTAAATAACGAGCTAATTTATTACTGTCAAGCCCTTTTTTGGTTAGTGTCTTATTCTTCCGAAATCGTCAGTATAATATCGGATAAAAAAATGCTCCCAGCAATAGAAAACAAAGGGCGGAAAAACCGCCCTCTGTTAGTAGCTAAAGCTCAGCAAGCTTCAAAAGCCTTTCGTAATCAGCGTCAACTTTTCTTTGAATCTCCGCAATAATCTCAGGGGTTAGGTGTCTGAAACGGCGCTGGGCCTTTAGATACTCCTCTACCGGCTTAGGTTTGGTAATCTTGCGCGTAATGTAGTATTTTCCTTCGATCACCTCATAAAGAGGGAATATCTTGGTATCTACTGCAAGACGTGCAAGTTTGATGGAATCTTCGCCGCGAGTACCCCAGCCAGTTGGACACGGAGAATAAATATGCACATAAGCGGGGCCTTTTACCAGCGCAGCTTTTTTGACCTTATTCATGAGGTCAAGGAAAAAGGCCGGACTAGCCGTAGCAACATAGGGAATACCGTGCGCCACCGCTATCTGAGGGACGTTCTTTTTCCAAGTCATCTGGCCAAAACTTCTTTCTCCTGGAGGGCTGGTGGTGGTCATAGCGCCAAAGGGAGTACAACTTGAGCGCTGGACTCCTGTGTTCATATAAGCTTCGTTGTCAAGGCAGATATAAACGAAATCATGACCGCGTTCTAGGGCTCCAGAAAGCGCCTGAAGCCCAATATCTGCGGTGCCCCCGTCACCTGCCACCGCG of the Thermodesulfatator atlanticus DSM 21156 genome contains:
- the porB gene encoding pyruvate synthase subunit PorB, whose product is MIPEFTKFKGFSIKNLPEVEPIAPGHRACQGCGEILALRMAMKALGTDVIVCNATGCMEIVTSPFPHTSWRVPWIHIAFENTAAVASGVEAALKVLKRRGRFPKSRHVDVIAVAGDGGTADIGLQALSGALERGHDFVYICLDNEAYMNTGVQRSSCTPFGAMTTTSPPGERSFGQMTWKKNVPQIAVAHGIPYVATASPAFFLDLMNKVKKAALVKGPAYVHIYSPCPTGWGTRGEDSIKLARLAVDTKIFPLYEVIEGKYYITRKITKPKPVEEYLKAQRRFRHLTPEIIAEIQRKVDADYERLLKLAEL
- a CDS encoding ATP-grasp domain-containing protein; translated protein: MSELNISTNSCGPIVSFHPLVKGDFNFWAHTAVTEEVLAALGQAKVVIWPQVFTKELYFYSQNIGLLLFPDYRVRFMFPGKGGQFLLFKALGLPCPKTIYVPKIAAFGPHPATAKIDLPAFPFVLKSDAEHEGRGVFLVRDDRDFNNGLSYIKCREREGSFGFLIQEYIASPYDLRVVVFGKNFYPFWRACEDDFRTNLVQGGRKIPCPDANLEEKALQITAILCEKTGTNLAAIDFLIDERRGPLLNEINFVFGRRLLGQKYEEFFFKAVKEFLADLS
- a CDS encoding DUF72 domain-containing protein, encoding MKKIYVGTCGQVISLKKFFDHYSALEINATFYRFPSQKQIRNWKTHLKAGKEKGAYLSLKAHQIFTHPLRSPTWKRSEFKLEDLKKEKDKIGCLKLNELTLTFLERTKELCTELGIDFVLFQLPSFCREEKEHFANFLAKARDVLPARIGLEIRWQDQRLLEDLWQNIQIVPVFDPFLANDLRESFFPKLSFLYLRLHGKKDKTGKINYKHRYSDEELLKLKDWVFAAKAQKICLLFNNVYMRDDALRFRKIIED
- a CDS encoding 50S ribosomal protein L11 methyltransferase, translating into MEFKPSQKNFLHVKVSRDTQINWKQFVTDTLLGVYEDEDKTVLVFQTEDINKTLREILDFAPQADIQETGLYPSPGPISGYRIIYTPEIAVVSPGKDVVPGKGDLIIRADLSFGSGFHPTTSLSIVLLNEVLKERQMPRVFDLGTGSGVLALCAAKLGAQKIIAADIDWRACLEAKANVFANGYSKKILVMCGSFDAVKPKCFDLLLANLTIGTILTIGKDFPELLAPGGEMILSGFTEGQIEEVMSLFPQATLRDKRTEEGWAAIRLAL
- a CDS encoding bifunctional L-myo-inositol-1-phosphate cytidylyltransferase/CDP-L-myo-inositol myo-inositolphosphotransferase — its product is MQGVILAAGLGTRLRPYTKNYPKPLLKVAGREILFRHIYLLNQEGIQDFIIIINPAHRKYYEEFAQKNKQFNIILVENPIPERGNGYSFYLAKNYVSGRFVLTMGDHIYEPAFIKHAIKKRGLIVDEKGLFINPEEATKALCQNGRVISLGKDLTNFTGFDTGFFILEKDVFTAAEKLIDHKEEISLSEIMCQAKIPCSILSGFFWMDVDTPEDLKRATEELIRLAPKGAGDGFISRHLNRKVSTWVSAKVCHFLTPNQATVLTTLLGIFAAAMLFVSPRWAAFLYQLSSMLDGMDGEIARASLRTSPFGGWLDSVLDRFVDFFFLAGLFLIWQPEPLWDKAFGLMAIFGSFMVSYVAERYKGAFGRDIYQDIPFLRNLPGKRDERVFFIMVMVFLGLIRELFWILAIVCNLRVAITLILVARRSFKPKGQA
- the dtd gene encoding D-aminoacyl-tRNA deacylase; the encoded protein is MRAVIQRVKEAAVSVNGEEISRIGQGFLVLLGVSKEDTTKDVSYLARKIVGLRVFEDQAGKLNLSLKDVEGEVLLVSNFTLYGDCRKGNRPSFDKAALPEQAEKLYLELAEELMSYGIPVKTGKFRAMMEISLINDGPVTLLLDSKKVF